The stretch of DNA CGAATCGCTCGCGATCGGCGAGATGTTGCGCAGGGCGATGGCCGATCGGTACGGCGCGGCGGCGCTGCCGGATCACTTCCGGGCCTTTGATACCATCTGCAGCGCCACCCAGGAGCGCCAGGACGCGGTCATGGCGCTGCTCGACGAGCACCAGATCGACCTGGCGGTCGTGGTCGGCGGCTACAACAGCAGCAACACTTGCAACCTCGCTCGCATCTGCGCCGAGCGTGTCCCGACGTTCCACATCGCCGATCCGGGGTGTCTGCTGTCGGCCCGCGAGATTCGGCATCGGCCCATCGGCCTGCCCTCGACGGCACAGGTCGGCGAGATGGTGACGGCGGGGTGGCTGCCGCCCGGTGCGGTCTCCATCGGCTTGACGGCTGGGGCCTCGACGCCCAACAGCGTGGTCGGCGAAATCATCGAACGGCTCGAATCGCTGACCATTTGGTAAACACTCGCGGCATTGGGAGCGTATTTTCGGGCGTGATTGGCCGTCAGTTGCTCTTCACAGAATTGTCACGAATCGCGGGCGCCGTGCTGTCCGTCTCATTGATCATCGGCGGGTCGCCGCTGGCGGTGGCGGCGGCCCTTGCCGCACGTCCTCATCAGGGACAGGCGCCGCCCGATCGGTCTCGGGACCTCGGCCAGGCGCCGTTCGGCTGGCAGTGGTGGAACGACCCCAACGTCAAGTCGGATCTCAAGCTCAGCGACGAGAAGGCCAGGGTCATCGAGGGGATTTTCCAGAAGCGTCAGGCCGAGGCCAAAGCGTGGTGGGAGCAGCTCCAGAGGGAGCAGGATCGGCTGACGCGGATGACGCGCGAACGGGTGGCCGACGAAGCGACGTACGCGCTTCAGGTCTCCAAGGTGGAGACGCTGGCCGCGCGGCTGCGCGAGGGCCGCACCCTGATGCTCTATCGCATCTACCTCGAGTTGCAGCCGGAGCAATTCAAGAAGCTGCAGGACTTGATGGACCGCCGCCGAGACGGCGGCCGCGGGCGAGGCGCCGACCCGGGGCGTTGACGATGCGGCTGGCCGGCGGTCGCCGGCACACCGTGGTTTCAGTTCTTTCAGGAGTGAGAACGGCATGATGAACGTGCTTCGGAAGGCGAAGGTCTGGACGCTCATGGGAGCGCTGTCCGTGGGTGCGCCGGCAGCCGCCCAACCACAGCAGACACCCGCCCCGCCGCCCGATCGCTATGTCGTCGGCCAGGCCAGGCCGACCGTCGATCCCGGAGGCCGGCTGCTCGACATGACGCTCGAGGAGGCCATCCAGATCGCGCTCGAGAAGAACCTGGATCTCAAGGCGGCGCGCCTCACGCCGCAGGCCGTGGACTATCAGTTGCAGGCCGCGCGCGCGGCCTTCAACCCGCGGCTGACGAGCAACTACCAGTACAACAACCAGAAGGCGCCGAACAACAGCACGCTCGAGCCCGGCCTCACGACGCTCACCACGCTGCGGCAGAACTTCAACGGGGCGATGACCCAGTCGCTGCCGTGGTATGGCGCCACGGCGGGCCTCACGTTCAACAACAACCGCACCGCGACCAACTCCAGGACGACGGTGTTGAACCCGAGCTACGGTTCGAACCTGCAGGCGAACTTCTCGATGCCGCTGCTCGCCGGGTTCCTCACCGACCAGACGCGCAACACGATCAAGACAACGACCATCCAGCGGCAGATCGAGGACGTGCGGCTCGTGGCGACCATCGAGAACACCAAGGCCAGCGTGCGCACCGCGTACTGGAACCTGCGGCAGGCGATCGAGCAGATCGAGATTCAGCGGCGCGCGCTCGACCTGGCCAACCGGCTGTATCAGGACAACCGGATCAAGGTCGAGATCGGCACGCTCGCGCCGATCGACACCGTCCAGTCCGAGGCGCAGGTGGCTGCCGCCGAGCAGCAGTTGCTCAACGCCGAGATCGCCTGGCGGACGGCCGAGCTGAACTTCAAGCGCCTGCTCGTCAGCGGTCCGGAGGACGAGCTCTACAGCGCGACGATCAACCCCACCGAGCAGGCGGCCGTGGCGCCGCGGACGGTGGACATCCCGAACGCCGTGCGCACGGCCATCGCCGAGCGGACCGACCTCGTGCAGTCGCGCAAGAACATCGAGATCTCCGAGCTGGGGCTCACGCTGAGCAAGAACCTGACGAAGCCGCAGCTCGACTTCTCGTCCTTCTACACGCTGGCCGGCCAGGGCGGACAGCGGCTCGTGCAGGGATCGAACGATCGGCTGCCTGGCGGGTACAAGGACGCGCTCTCGCAGATCGGCAACATCACGAATCCGACCTGGAACATGAACTTCACCTTCACCTACCCGCTGGGCATGGCGGCAGCGAAGGCCAACTACGCGCGGGCGCAACTGCAGTTCGATCAGTCGCAAGCGCAGCTCAAGGCCCAGGAGCTGACCGTGTCGGCCGACGTGACGAACGCGGGGCTCGCCGTCGACAACACGTACAAGCAGTACCTGGCGGCGCAGAAGTCGCGCGAAGCGTCGGAGCGCAACGCGGAAGCCGAGCAGACGCGCTTCGACGTCGGCATGTCGACCAACTACAACGTGGTGCAGGCGCAGAACACCCTGACGCAGGCGCGCCTGAGCGAGCTGCGGGCCATCATCAGTTACCTGAACGCGATCGCCGAGTTCGAGCGGGTTCAGCGCGTGGGCCGCTAGTCGGTCTCCGGTCGGAGTCGCATGCGTAAAGCTCTCGTTGGTCTCATCGTCGTTGCGGCGCTCGGTGGCGGCGCCTGGTGGTATCTCAGCCGCGGCACGGAAGCCGGCGCCACGGCGCCGGCGAGCGGCGGTGCGGCGGCCGGCGGCCGCGGGGGCGCCGCGGGAGGGCGCGGCCGCGGCGCGTCCATTGCCGTCGAGACGGCGGTCGCCAGCCGCCACGCCATCACCGACTACATCACCGTCGTCGGCAACCTGATCGGCGAGACGACGGTCGACGTCGTCCCGCGCGTCGCCGGCCGCCTCGAATCGGTCCCCGTGAAGCTGGGCGATCGCGTCACCAAGGGGCAGCTCATCGCGAAGGTCGAGGACCGGGAGCTGCGCGAGCAGGTCAATCAGTCGGAAGCGAACATCGAGGTCAACAAGGCGACCGTCACGGCGCGCGAGAACGATCTCAAGGTCGCGCAGAACGTGCTCGACCGCGCGGTCACGAGCTACGAGCGCGGCCTCGTCTCGAAGCAGCAGCTCGAGGACGCCGAAGCGCGGTACAACTCGGCGGCCTCCCAGGTGACCGTCGCGAAGGCGCAGCTCTCGTCCACCCAGGCGCGGCTCGACGAGCTGAAGATCAATCTCGCGAACACGAACCTGCTGTCGCCGATGGACGGCGCCATCAGCCGCCGCAATCTCGATCCCGGCGCCTTCGCCGGCATCAACACGGTCGTCGTCTCGCTCGTGGACATCGGCACCGTGCGGCTGATCGCGAATCTCGTGGAGAAGGATTTCAAGCGCGTGCTGCAGGGCGCGCAGGCCGTCGTCGAAGTGGACGCCTTCCCCGGCGAGCAGTTCACGGGACGCGTGTCCCGGGTGGCGCCGGTGTTCGACCCCGCCACGCGCACGGCCACGATGGAGATCGAGATTCCCAACCCGGGCTTCCGGCTCCGGCCGGGCATGTACGCGCGGGTGCGGCTCGTCGCCGACCACAAGCAGGATGCGCTGACCGTGCCGCGCAACGCGGTCGTCGACATCGACGGCCGGCGCGGCGTGTTCCTGATCGGCGAGGGCAACGTCGCCAAGTTCCAGCCGGTCACGTCCGGCCTGTCGGACGGCGAGCGGGTGGAGATCCTCGAAGGGTTGGGCGACGGCACGCGGATCATCACCGCGGGGGCGCTCGCATTGCGCAACGGCGATCGAATCACCCTGATCGGCAACGAGGGTCGGGGCCGCGGGGGCCGGAACGGCCGCGCGGGCGGCGCCGAGAACGGCGCGGCGGCCGCGCCGCCTGCGGCCACGGCCGGCGACGTTCAGCCCACCGGCACGTCGGGCGCCGACGGCAGCCGCCGCGGCGGTCGCGGCAGCGGCCGCCGCGGCGACGCCGGCGCGAACGCACAGTAGAGTGGCGGCGCGGCGCCTGCCCGCCGCGCGGAGCGTGAGTCCAAGGAGTTCACCGGTATGAGCATTCCTCGAGTCGCCATCGAACGTCCCGTCACGATGTTCATGATCTCGGCGGTCATCGTGCTGCTGGGCCTGCTCTCCCTCTGGCGTCTGCCAGTGGACCTCATGCCCGACGTGAGCTACCCGAGCGTCACGGTCCGCGTGCAGTACTCCGGCGTCGGCCCGGCCGAGATCGAAGAGCTGATCGTCCGGCCGCTCGAGCAGAGCCTCGCGGCGGTGCCGGGCCTCGAGCAGATCAACTCGAGCGCCAACGAGGGCAGCGCCAACGTGCAGTTGAACTTCGCCTGGGGGACGAACCTCAGCGAGGCGGCCGACGAGGTGCGCACCCGCATCGACCGCGTGCGCGGCCGGCTGCCCGAGGATGCCGATCCGCCGTCGATCTTCAAGTTCGACTCCTCGTCGCAGCCGATCATCAGCCTTGGCGTCGAGGGCGACTTCGATCGCGTCACCCTGCGTGAGATCGCCGAGTACGAGCTCGTGCCCCGGTTCGAGCGCGTCGAGGGCGTGGCGGCCGTCACCGTCATGGGCGGGCTCCGCCGGCAGATTCACGTCGAGCTGTCGAAGGAGAAGATCACGGCGCTCGATCTGTCGGTCGACCGCGTCGTGCAGGCCATCCGGACCGAGAACCAGAACATCCCGCTCGGCGAGGTCGACGAAGGCGACACGACCTACCTGCTGCGCAGCCAGGGGCAGTTCCAGAACCTCGACCAGATTCGCGACCTCGTCGTGCTGACCAAGAACAGCGTGCCGGTCTACCTGCGCGACATCGCCGACGTGCGCGACACGACGGAGGACGTCCGGTCGTTCCAGCGCATCAACGGCAAGCCGGGCGTCCGCATGCAGATCACGAAGCAGTCGGGCAAGAACACGGTCGCGATCGCCGCCGCCGTCCGCAACGAGATCGAGCGCACGAACCGCGAGGTGCCGAAGGTGCGCCTGTCGGTCATCAACGACCAGTCGAAGTTCATCGAGCGGTCGATCGCCTCGGTGCGCGAGCACGTGTACATCGGCTCGTTCCTCGTCGTCGGCATCATCTTCCTGTTCCTGCGGAACCTGCGGGCGACGTTCATCGTCTGCCTCTCGATTCCGATTTCCGTCATCGGGACGTTCGCGCTGCTCTACTTCGCGGGCTTCACGCTGAACACGATGACGTTCGGCGGCCTGGCGCTCGGCGTCGGCATGATCGTCGACGCCTCCATCGTCGTGCTGGAGAACACGTTCCGCCACATGGAGAAGGGCAAGTCCCGGATGCAGGCGTCGATCGACGGCAGCGAGGAGGTCTGGTCCGCGATCCTCGCGTCGATCCTCACGCACATCGCGGTGTTCGTGCCGCTGCTCTTCCTGACCGGCGTCTCGAGCGTGCTGTTCGTGCAGTTGTCGGTCGTGGTCATGTTCTCGCTCGCGATGTCGCTGTTCGTCGCGGTGACGATCGTGCCGGTGCTCTGCTCACGGCTGCTGTCGCTGCCCGTCGAAGCGCACGAGCGCCGGGGGATGACCGGCAAGCTCTTCACCGCCACCGAGCGGCTGCTCGAGCGGATGGACGACAAGTACCGCGCGATCATCCACACCGCGCTGCAGCACCGGCCCACGGTCATCGGCGCGTCGGCCGGCCTGACGCTGCTGGCCTTCCTGATCCTGCCGACGATTCCGAGCGAGATGCTCCCGCAGACCGACGAGGGCGAGGTGCAGGTCACGGCCCGCCTGCCGCCCGGCACGCGCATCGAGCGCAGCGAGGCCATCGCGCTGCAGATGGAGGAGATCGTCCGCGCGAACGTGTCGGAAGCCACGACGATCATGAGCAACGCGGGCGGCGGCGGCTTCGGCCCCGGCGGCGGCGGCAACTCCACGGCCAGCGTCACGATTCAGCTCACGCCGCGCACCGATCGGCAGCGCACGAGCGACCAGATCGCCACCGACCTGCGGCGCGTGCTCACCGGCCTGCCGGGCGTGCAGATTTCGACGCGCGCCTCGGGCGGCAACCAGCAGCTCACGCGGCTGCTGAGCGGCGGCGGGGGCGACAGCCGCCTGGCCGTCGAGATCCGCGGCAACGACCTCGATCAGGCCAAGCGGATCGCCGACGACGTGCTCGCGGTGGTGCGGGAGGTGCCGGGCATCGCGAACCCGCAGCTCGGCCGCGAAGAGGGCCGGCCGGAGCTGGCCATCCGCGTCGATCGGCCGAAAGCCGCGCTGCTCGGCCTCTCGGTCTCGGGCGTGGCCAACACGATCCGCACGAACATCAGCGGCACGCAGGCAGCCCTGTTCCGCGAGCGCGGCCAGGAGTACCCGATCATCGTCCGGCTGCGCGAAGAGGATCGCGAGCGCTCCGAGTCGGTCAACGGCGTGCTGATCAGCACGCCGCAGGGCCAGGTGCTCCCGGCGCGCACGGTGCTCGATCTCAACCCGCAGTCGGGCCCGACGCAGATTCAGCGGAAGAACCAGCAGCGCATCACGCGCGTGAACGCGGAGCTCGACGCCGACGCGACGCTCGGCGACGTGGTTCGCGACGTCCAGTCGCGCCTGCCGCAGCTCGACGTGCCGCAGGGCTTCACGGTCGGCTTCGGCGCCGAAGTCGAGCAGCAGGCGCAGGCGTTCCAGCAGTTGCAGGTGCTGCTGATCCTCGGCGTGCTGCTGGTCTACGCCGTCATGGCGTCGCAGTACGAGTCGCTGCGCGATCCGTTCATCGTCATGTTCTCGGTGCCGGTCGCGGCGATCGGCGTCGTGCTCGCGTTGAAGCTGACGTCAACGGCGTTCAGCCTGCAGGCGTATATCGGAGTGATCATGCTGGCCGGTATCGTCGTGAGCAACGCGATCCTGCTCGTGGACTACACGAACGTGCTGCGCCGGCGTGACAAGCTGCCGCTGCGGGAAGCGGTCGAGCTGTCGGGCCGCACGCGGCTGCGGCCGATTCTGATGACGTCGATCGCCACCATGCTCGGGCTCGTGCCCATGGCGCTCGGCATCGGCGAGGGCGCCGAGCTGCAGGTGCCGCTCGCGCGCGTCGTCATCGGCGGCCTCCTGGCGTCCACGCTCGTGACGCTGGTGCTCGTGCCGGCGGTCTACACGTTGTTCGAGGAAGGGTTCCGGGGCGGGCGTCACGAGGCGCACTCGACTCCCGAGCAGGCCTAGTCACCTATATGAAGAAGCTGATCGCGGGTCTCGTGCTGTTGGCGGCCGCTGGGGGCGGCGCCTACTACTACTACACCTACGGCAAGACCGAGGAGAAACCCCAGGTCGTCCAGGCGACCATCACGCAGGGCACGATCATCGAGCAGGTCCAGGCGACCGGTACGCTCGAAGCGTGGCGGACCGTGCAGGTCGGGCCGCAGGTGTCGGGCACGATTCAGTGGCTCGGCGCGGACTTCAACTCGATCGTCCGCGCCGGTGAGACCATCGCCCGCCTCGACCCCTCGTTGCTGCAGACGCAGGTCGACATCCAGACCGCCAACATCGAGCGGCAGGAGACCGAGATCGCCAGCCAGCGGGTGCAGCTCGAGGACGCGCAGCGCAACCTCGCGCGCACCAAGGAGCTGTTCGAGAAGGGCCTGGCGAACCAGACGCAGCTCGAGCAGGCGGAGCTCACGGTGAAGACGCGGCAGGCGCAGATCGCGTCGGCGGACAAGCAGCTCGTGCAGGCGCGGGCGAACCTCTCCCAGGCCAAGCTGAACGTGTCCTACACGGAAGTGAAGGCGCCGATCGACGGCGTCGTCGTCAACCGCCGCGTCGACATCGGCCAGACCGTGCAGTCGAGCATGAACATCACGCCGTTCTTCGACATCGCGACCGATCTGCGGGCGCTGCGGTTGTCGGCGCAGGTCGACGAAGCAGACATCGGCAAGGTGCAGCCCGGCATGCCGGTGGCCTTCACGGTGGACTCCTACGCCGGGCAGACGTTCCAGGGCACGGTCAGCGCGGTGCGGCTGAACGCCTTCACGCAGAACAACGTCGTGACCTACCCGGTGTGGATCGACGCGCCGAATCCGGATCTCAAGCTGCGGCCGAGCATGACCGCGACCGTGCGGATCCGTATCGCCGCGGCCGAGAACGTGGTGCGCGTGCCGAACCAGGCGCTCAGGTTCCGGCCGACGAACGACATCTACACGGCGCTCGGCCTGACGCCGCCGCCGCCCACGGCGGGTGGACGCGGCCGCGGCGGACGTGAGGGCGGCGCGGTGAACGGCGCCCCCGAGACGAACGCCTCGCCCGCCCAGGGCGGCCAGCGGCAGCAGATGGCGGCCAATCGGGCCGGCACGCGCGGGCAGGCAGCGGCCGGCGATCCGCAAGCCCAGGGCCGCGAACAGCGGCAGGCGCCGGCGCAGGGCGGCGAGGGCCGAGCGAATTCTGCCGGCGGCCGCGGCGGCTTCGGCGCGGGCGAAGGTCAGGGCTTCGGGCGCGGCCAGTTCGCGAACCTCTCGCCTGAGGAACGGCAGCGTCTGCGCGAGCAGTTCGGTGGCGGCCGCGGCGGCAACGGCCAGGGCGGCCGCGGCGGCGCCAACGCCGGTGGCTTCCAGGGCCGGCGTGGCGGCAACGCGCAGAACGTCGCGGCCGCGGCGCCCCAGGGCCGGAGCCTCAGCCGTTCGGGCGCCGATCTTCCGCCGCTCGAGGGCGCGAGCAAGATCGACGAGCTCTTCCAGCCGACGCCGCAGCGGATCACGCCGGGCTCGGTGTGGACCTGGGATGAAGCCGGCAAGAAGCTCACCGAGATCCGCGTCACGACGGCGTTGACCGACGGCCAGTTCAGCCAGCTCGTCAGCGGCGATCTCAAGCCGGGCCAGCAGGTCGTGACGAACGTGATCGTCCCGATCAGCCAGGCCCAGCGGAACCAGCAGAACAACATCTTCGGCAACCAGGGCCGCGGCGGATTCGGCGGCATGCAGCCCGGCTTCGGTCCTGGCGGCATGCCCGGCGGCGGCACGCCTGGTGGCGGTGGCGGCGGCAATCGCGGCGGCGGCGGCCGCGGCGGCGACTAACCGCGCGGCGGCGTCGGCGACCTGTTGGAAGAATCACGCATGTCAGTGCCCGTCATTCGCGTCCGTGACCTGACGAAGGTCTACAAGATGGGCGACCACGAGGTCCGCGCGCTGCGCGGCGTGTCGCTCGAGATCAACACCGGGGAGTTCGTGGCCGTGACGGGTCCGTCCGGCTCCGGCAAGTCCACGTTCATGCACATCGCCGGGTGCCTCGACCGGCCGACGAGCGGCTCGTACGAGCTCGACGGGCGCGACGTCTCACGCCTGTCGAAGGACGATCTGGCCGCCGTGCGGAACCAGAAGATCGGCTTCGTGTTCCAGGGCTTCAACCTGCTCTCGCGCACCTCCGCGCTCGACAACGTCGAGCTGCCCCTGCTCTATCGCACGAAGGATCAGCTCAAGGCGTCCGAACGGCACCGGCGCGCGATCGAAGCCCTCGACGCCGTGGGCCTCGGCCAGCGGCACCATCACACGCCCAACCAGTTGTCGGGCGGCCAGCAGCAGCGCGTCGCGATCGCGCGCGCGCTCATCACCGAGCCGTCGATGCTGTTGGCCGACGAGCCCACCGGCAACCTCGACACGCGGACCAGCATCGAGGTGATGGGCATCTTCCAGAAGCTCAACAAGGAGCGCGGCATCACGGTGCTGCTCATCACGCACGAGATGGACATCGCCGAGTACGCGACGCGGCTCATCCGCTTCCGCGACGGCCGCGTCGTCGCCGATCACCCCGTGCTCCACCGGCGCAATGCCCAGGACGAGCTGGAAGCCCTGCCGCCGCCCGAGCCCGATCTGATTCCGCCGCCGCCCGAGCCGGCCGCAACCGCCGCCCACTGAGGCGCGAGAGAGAGCCCATGTCGATCTTCATGACCATCCGGATTGCCCTGAAGGCGCTCGCCCGCAACAAGCTGCGGACGGCCCTCACGATGCTCGGCATGATCATCGGCGTCGCCGCCGTCATCGCGATGGTCGCGCTCGGCACCGGCGCGTCGAACATGATCGAGGAACAGGTCAAGACCGCCGGCACGAACCTGATCACCGTGCTGGCGGGCAGCTTCAACCAGGGCGGTGTGCGCGGCGGCGTCGGCACGGCCAGCCGCCTGATGCCCGAGGACGCGCAACTGCTGCGCGACCTGCCCGAAGTGCAGTACGTGGCCGAGAGCGTCAGCACCCGGCTCCAGGTGATCTACGGCAACCAGAACTGGAACACGAGCGTCGAGGGCACGAACGTGGATCTGCCGGCCATCCGCTCGTGGCCCGTCAAGTACGGGACGTTCTTCACCGATGAAGACGTCCACGCCGCCGCGAAGGTCGTCGTGCTCGGCTCGAACGTCGCCAACACGCTCTTCGGCGAGAACGTCGATCCGACCGATCTGCAGATCCGCGTCCGCAACCAGGTCTTCCGGGTGCTGGGGGTGATGTCGTCCAAGGGCGCCGGCCAGGGCGGCATCAACATGGACGACCAGGTGTTCGTCCCCTACACCACCGTGATGAAGAAGCTCACGGGATTCCAGAACATCCAGCGCATCTACGTCTCGGCCGCCGCGGCCGACCTCGTGGACACGACGGCCGCGGCCGTGACCGCCGCGCTCCGTACCGCGCATGGCACGGCGGCCGGCGAGGACGACTTCACCGTGCAGACGCTCGAGGACATCGTCGCGCTCCGCACGCAGACCGCGAGCACCATGACCAACCTGCTCGCCGGCATCGCCGGCGTG from Acidobacteriota bacterium encodes:
- a CDS encoding ABC transporter permease, with translation MSIFMTIRIALKALARNKLRTALTMLGMIIGVAAVIAMVALGTGASNMIEEQVKTAGTNLITVLAGSFNQGGVRGGVGTASRLMPEDAQLLRDLPEVQYVAESVSTRLQVIYGNQNWNTSVEGTNVDLPAIRSWPVKYGTFFTDEDVHAAAKVVVLGSNVANTLFGENVDPTDLQIRVRNQVFRVLGVMSSKGAGQGGINMDDQVFVPYTTVMKKLTGFQNIQRIYVSAAAADLVDTTAAAVTAALRTAHGTAAGEDDFTVQTLEDIVALRTQTASTMTNLLAGIAGVSLVVGGIGIMNIMLVSVTERTREIGLRLAIGARGFDVLLQFLIEAIVISIVGGTCGIALGYLVSELLRIYQGMAASVPINAVVIAVGFSAAVGIFFGFYPARKAAGLDPIEALRFE
- a CDS encoding efflux RND transporter periplasmic adaptor subunit, encoding MKKLIAGLVLLAAAGGGAYYYYTYGKTEEKPQVVQATITQGTIIEQVQATGTLEAWRTVQVGPQVSGTIQWLGADFNSIVRAGETIARLDPSLLQTQVDIQTANIERQETEIASQRVQLEDAQRNLARTKELFEKGLANQTQLEQAELTVKTRQAQIASADKQLVQARANLSQAKLNVSYTEVKAPIDGVVVNRRVDIGQTVQSSMNITPFFDIATDLRALRLSAQVDEADIGKVQPGMPVAFTVDSYAGQTFQGTVSAVRLNAFTQNNVVTYPVWIDAPNPDLKLRPSMTATVRIRIAAAENVVRVPNQALRFRPTNDIYTALGLTPPPPTAGGRGRGGREGGAVNGAPETNASPAQGGQRQQMAANRAGTRGQAAAGDPQAQGREQRQAPAQGGEGRANSAGGRGGFGAGEGQGFGRGQFANLSPEERQRLREQFGGGRGGNGQGGRGGANAGGFQGRRGGNAQNVAAAAPQGRSLSRSGADLPPLEGASKIDELFQPTPQRITPGSVWTWDEAGKKLTEIRVTTALTDGQFSQLVSGDLKPGQQVVTNVIVPISQAQRNQQNNIFGNQGRGGFGGMQPGFGPGGMPGGGTPGGGGGGNRGGGGRGGD
- a CDS encoding efflux RND transporter permease subunit; its protein translation is MSIPRVAIERPVTMFMISAVIVLLGLLSLWRLPVDLMPDVSYPSVTVRVQYSGVGPAEIEELIVRPLEQSLAAVPGLEQINSSANEGSANVQLNFAWGTNLSEAADEVRTRIDRVRGRLPEDADPPSIFKFDSSSQPIISLGVEGDFDRVTLREIAEYELVPRFERVEGVAAVTVMGGLRRQIHVELSKEKITALDLSVDRVVQAIRTENQNIPLGEVDEGDTTYLLRSQGQFQNLDQIRDLVVLTKNSVPVYLRDIADVRDTTEDVRSFQRINGKPGVRMQITKQSGKNTVAIAAAVRNEIERTNREVPKVRLSVINDQSKFIERSIASVREHVYIGSFLVVGIIFLFLRNLRATFIVCLSIPISVIGTFALLYFAGFTLNTMTFGGLALGVGMIVDASIVVLENTFRHMEKGKSRMQASIDGSEEVWSAILASILTHIAVFVPLLFLTGVSSVLFVQLSVVVMFSLAMSLFVAVTIVPVLCSRLLSLPVEAHERRGMTGKLFTATERLLERMDDKYRAIIHTALQHRPTVIGASAGLTLLAFLILPTIPSEMLPQTDEGEVQVTARLPPGTRIERSEAIALQMEEIVRANVSEATTIMSNAGGGGFGPGGGGNSTASVTIQLTPRTDRQRTSDQIATDLRRVLTGLPGVQISTRASGGNQQLTRLLSGGGGDSRLAVEIRGNDLDQAKRIADDVLAVVREVPGIANPQLGREEGRPELAIRVDRPKAALLGLSVSGVANTIRTNISGTQAALFRERGQEYPIIVRLREEDRERSESVNGVLISTPQGQVLPARTVLDLNPQSGPTQIQRKNQQRITRVNAELDADATLGDVVRDVQSRLPQLDVPQGFTVGFGAEVEQQAQAFQQLQVLLILGVLLVYAVMASQYESLRDPFIVMFSVPVAAIGVVLALKLTSTAFSLQAYIGVIMLAGIVVSNAILLVDYTNVLRRRDKLPLREAVELSGRTRLRPILMTSIATMLGLVPMALGIGEGAELQVPLARVVIGGLLASTLVTLVLVPAVYTLFEEGFRGGRHEAHSTPEQA
- a CDS encoding efflux RND transporter periplasmic adaptor subunit, with amino-acid sequence MRKALVGLIVVAALGGGAWWYLSRGTEAGATAPASGGAAAGGRGGAAGGRGRGASIAVETAVASRHAITDYITVVGNLIGETTVDVVPRVAGRLESVPVKLGDRVTKGQLIAKVEDRELREQVNQSEANIEVNKATVTARENDLKVAQNVLDRAVTSYERGLVSKQQLEDAEARYNSAASQVTVAKAQLSSTQARLDELKINLANTNLLSPMDGAISRRNLDPGAFAGINTVVVSLVDIGTVRLIANLVEKDFKRVLQGAQAVVEVDAFPGEQFTGRVSRVAPVFDPATRTATMEIEIPNPGFRLRPGMYARVRLVADHKQDALTVPRNAVVDIDGRRGVFLIGEGNVAKFQPVTSGLSDGERVEILEGLGDGTRIITAGALALRNGDRITLIGNEGRGRGGRNGRAGGAENGAAAAPPAATAGDVQPTGTSGADGSRRGGRGSGRRGDAGANAQ
- a CDS encoding ABC transporter ATP-binding protein, with amino-acid sequence MSVPVIRVRDLTKVYKMGDHEVRALRGVSLEINTGEFVAVTGPSGSGKSTFMHIAGCLDRPTSGSYELDGRDVSRLSKDDLAAVRNQKIGFVFQGFNLLSRTSALDNVELPLLYRTKDQLKASERHRRAIEALDAVGLGQRHHHTPNQLSGGQQQRVAIARALITEPSMLLADEPTGNLDTRTSIEVMGIFQKLNKERGITVLLITHEMDIAEYATRLIRFRDGRVVADHPVLHRRNAQDELEALPPPEPDLIPPPPEPAATAAH
- a CDS encoding TolC family protein, giving the protein MMNVLRKAKVWTLMGALSVGAPAAAQPQQTPAPPPDRYVVGQARPTVDPGGRLLDMTLEEAIQIALEKNLDLKAARLTPQAVDYQLQAARAAFNPRLTSNYQYNNQKAPNNSTLEPGLTTLTTLRQNFNGAMTQSLPWYGATAGLTFNNNRTATNSRTTVLNPSYGSNLQANFSMPLLAGFLTDQTRNTIKTTTIQRQIEDVRLVATIENTKASVRTAYWNLRQAIEQIEIQRRALDLANRLYQDNRIKVEIGTLAPIDTVQSEAQVAAAEQQLLNAEIAWRTAELNFKRLLVSGPEDELYSATINPTEQAAVAPRTVDIPNAVRTAIAERTDLVQSRKNIEISELGLTLSKNLTKPQLDFSSFYTLAGQGGQRLVQGSNDRLPGGYKDALSQIGNITNPTWNMNFTFTYPLGMAAAKANYARAQLQFDQSQAQLKAQELTVSADVTNAGLAVDNTYKQYLAAQKSREASERNAEAEQTRFDVGMSTNYNVVQAQNTLTQARLSELRAIISYLNAIAEFERVQRVGR